In the Geobacter sp. FeAm09 genome, one interval contains:
- the thiF gene encoding sulfur carrier protein ThiS adenylyltransferase ThiF — translation MRIRINEIAAEICPGASLASLAEQWKPGADVLIRNGFPAPPETMVRDGDEVYLIKRGERPTAEELQRLMAARHTPGVHARLQAAVVGIAGVGGLGSAVAVALARTGVGRIVIADFDVVEPSNLNRQQYFIDQVGQPKTAALADNLARINPAVTVEPHQVMLGPATIPTIFAPCAVVVEAFDRADMKAMLVETLLGSLPSVTVVAASGVAGYGPNNAIATRRAASRLYLVGDGASEARPGCGLMAPRVGIAAGHQANQVLRIILGEEGI, via the coding sequence ATGCGCATACGGATAAACGAGATAGCGGCCGAAATCTGCCCGGGGGCCTCTCTGGCCTCCCTGGCCGAACAATGGAAGCCGGGGGCGGATGTGCTGATCCGCAACGGCTTTCCGGCTCCGCCCGAGACGATGGTCCGGGATGGCGACGAGGTCTACCTGATCAAACGGGGGGAGCGGCCGACGGCGGAGGAGTTGCAGCGGCTCATGGCGGCCCGCCATACCCCGGGGGTCCATGCCCGGCTGCAGGCGGCCGTGGTCGGCATCGCCGGTGTCGGCGGGCTCGGTTCGGCGGTGGCCGTGGCCCTGGCCCGGACCGGCGTCGGCAGGATCGTGATCGCCGACTTCGACGTGGTGGAGCCGTCCAACCTCAATCGGCAGCAGTACTTCATCGACCAGGTGGGCCAGCCCAAGACGGCCGCCCTGGCCGACAACCTGGCCCGCATCAATCCCGCTGTCACGGTGGAACCGCACCAGGTCATGCTGGGCCCCGCCACCATCCCGACGATTTTCGCGCCGTGCGCCGTTGTGGTCGAGGCCTTCGACCGGGCCGACATGAAGGCCATGCTGGTGGAGACGCTCCTCGGCAGCCTGCCCTCCGTCACGGTGGTGGCCGCCTCGGGGGTGGCGGGGTATGGTCCCAACAACGCCATCGCCACCCGGCGGGCAGCCTCCCGGCTCTACCTCGTGGGGGACGGCGCATCCGAGGCCCGGCCCGGGTGCGGCCTGATGGCCCCGCGGGTCGGCATCGCGGCCGGGCACCAGGCCAACCAGGTGCTCCGCATCATTCTCGGCGAGGAGGGGATCTGA
- the mnmA gene encoding tRNA 2-thiouridine(34) synthase MnmA — protein MARDKKPAVAVAMSGGVDSSVTAALLQRQGFEVFGITMRLFAPSGTGVGSAAHDAATVARHLGIPHHVIDLEPDFRHLIIQDFIDEYRCGRTPNPCVRCNRFVKFGLLLEQARAAGADLLATGHYVRKTVDGAGVCHLRQARCIGKDQSYFLYALSQEQLARVLFPLGEMESKEEVRRLAREFALPVADKGDSQEVCFIPGDDYAAFLEESGGLAGTPGDIVHVGGQVIGRHRGTHRYTVGQRKGLGIAWSRPLYVTAIDAGRNVVVVGEEEYLAAAGLLAGDVGWIVPPDGGEFETACKIRYRHQPVGCRVRVLPEGGCEVRFHEPQRAITPGQSVVFYRGDEVLGGGKIVGAVTA, from the coding sequence ATGGCCCGTGACAAGAAACCGGCCGTCGCCGTGGCCATGAGCGGCGGCGTGGATTCATCGGTCACCGCCGCCCTGCTGCAACGCCAGGGCTTCGAAGTGTTCGGCATTACCATGCGCCTCTTCGCACCGTCCGGCACGGGCGTCGGTTCGGCCGCCCACGATGCCGCCACCGTGGCCCGGCACCTGGGGATCCCCCACCACGTGATCGACCTCGAACCGGATTTCCGCCACCTGATCATCCAGGATTTCATCGACGAGTACCGGTGCGGCCGCACCCCCAATCCCTGCGTGCGCTGCAACCGCTTCGTCAAGTTCGGCCTGTTGCTGGAACAGGCGCGCGCGGCGGGGGCGGACCTTCTGGCCACCGGCCACTACGTCAGGAAAACCGTCGACGGCGCCGGCGTCTGCCACCTGCGCCAGGCGCGCTGCATCGGCAAGGACCAGTCCTACTTCCTCTACGCCCTCTCCCAGGAGCAGCTGGCACGGGTGCTCTTTCCGCTGGGCGAGATGGAGAGCAAGGAGGAGGTGCGCCGCCTGGCCCGCGAGTTTGCCCTGCCGGTGGCCGACAAGGGGGACAGCCAGGAGGTATGTTTCATCCCCGGCGACGATTACGCGGCGTTTCTGGAAGAAAGCGGCGGCCTGGCGGGAACGCCGGGGGACATCGTTCATGTGGGAGGACAGGTCATCGGCCGCCACCGCGGGACGCACCGCTATACCGTGGGGCAGCGCAAGGGGCTGGGAATCGCCTGGAGCAGGCCCCTGTACGTAACGGCCATCGACGCCGGGCGCAATGTCGTGGTGGTGGGGGAAGAGGAGTATCTGGCCGCTGCCGGCCTGCTTGCGGGAGATGTGGGGTGGATCGTCCCCCCGGATGGCGGGGAATTTGAAACGGCCTGCAAGATCCGCTATCGCCATCAGCCGGTGGGGTGCCGGGTCAGGGTGCTGCCGGAAGGCGGGTGCGAGGTGCGCTTCCATGAACCGCAGCGGGCGATCACTCCGGGGCAGTCCGTGGTCTTTTACCGGGGCGACGAGGTGCTGGGGGGCGGAAAAATAGTGGGGGCGGTGACCGCCTGA